A stretch of the Metopolophium dirhodum isolate CAU chromosome 8, ASM1992520v1, whole genome shotgun sequence genome encodes the following:
- the LOC132951197 gene encoding tRNA pseudouridine synthase-like 1 isoform X2: MVHNDDPSSVQGLLEYALKQLQPLNTPKLHLSSRTDQGVHSFKSSAHLDLDLPYTCHPNKLVFQVNNFLSSCEVPIKLVGAQIVPNDFNARSCAKWRKYLYRLAVVKSEFKDLYAERFVFPIPITEYKRCYFIQKSDFDVELVKNVLPLFIGTKDYKTFMGKSGINTELSTIRTWNNIEIVPGCSFYPTDIDKYYNYWDIRVDARSFLYKQIRRTVGVLIKVAQNIITYDDVKYMFDNPSINSWNPKISTAPSHGLYLYDIGYDEKDLILPIEHNKLEEPVHSESPVEISLDLKKEIVKQRIENRRVSLEARTAKSIEKIKNHEFLKSVKK, encoded by the exons ATGGTACATAACGATGATCCATCTTCAGTACAAGGATTATTAGAATATGCTTTAAAGCAATTACAACCATTAAATACtccaaaattacatttatcaagTCG GACAGATCAAGGAGTTCATTCGTTTAAATCATCTGCACATTTAGATTTAGATTTACCATATACCTGTCATCCCAACAAACTAGTATTCCAAGTGAATAACTTCTTAAGCTCGTGTGAAGTTCCTATTaa gCTAGTTGGTGCTCAAATAGTTCCTAATGATTTCAACGCAAGATCATGTGCAAAGtggagaaaatatttatatcgatTAGCAGTTGTCAAATCAGAATTTAAGGATTTATACGCTGAGAGATTTGTGTTTCCAATCCCAATTACAGAGTATAAACGTTGTTATTTTATTCA AAAAAGTGATTTTGATGTAGAACTTGTGAAAAATGTACTGCCACTATTTATTGGAACTAAAGATTACAAAACATTTATGGGAAAATCTGGAATAAATAcaga atTAAGTACAATACGTACAtggaataatattgaaatagttcCAGGCTGTTCATTTTATCCAACAGATATCGACAAGTATTACAATTATTGGGATATTCGTGTTGATGCAAGATCATTTCTTTACAAACAA attagaCGTACTGTTGGTGTACTTATTAAAGttgcacaaaatataataacatatgatGATGTTAAATATATGTTTGATAATCCATCAATTAATAGTTGGAATCCAAAAATATCAACAGCACCAAGTCATGGTCTATATTTGTATGACATAGGCTACGACGAAAAAGATCTAATCTTACCAATAGAACACAATAAGTTAGAAGAACCAGTTCATAGTGAAAGTCCTGTGGAAATttctttagatttaaaaaaagaaatagtgAAACAACGTATAGAAAATCGAAGAGTTTCGCTTGAAGCTCGTACTGCCAAGtcgattgaaaaaattaaaaatcatgagtTTCTTAAAtcagttaaaaagtaa
- the LOC132951198 gene encoding dual specificity protein phosphatase 19, translating into MSFLNQLKSKKNSLLSVETKVTTESGLVFKEIKLADGFKRQCLSERTYGFIVDSNPDLNAGHVFEFLYFGSQDIACDPNILRALQITDVLSIGVTVPKYNNCTYKFIEAYDVPSFNMNNIFNDCFLYIENIRLTGRRIFIHCNAGISRSPTIVIAYVMKHLKIDFEHAFKLVKETRSTIKPNDGFISQLKAYDECLNNCICK; encoded by the coding sequence atgagtTTCTTAAAtcagttaaaaagtaaaaaaaatagtttattaagtGTTGAAACCAAAGTAACTACAGAAAGTGGTCtagtttttaaagaaataaaattagcAGATGGTTTTAAAAGACAATGTTTGAGCGAACGAACTTATGGTTTTATTGTTGATTCTAATCCAGATCTTAATGCTGGTCATGTATttgagtttttatattttggctCACAAGATATTGCTTGCGACCCAAATATTTTACGTGCACTACAAATAACTGATGTATTGAGTATTGGTGTAACTGTacctaaatacaataattgtacgtATAAATTTATTGAAGCCTATGATGTACCAtcatttaatatgaataatatttttaatgattgctttttatacattgaaaatATTCGTCTAACGGGTCGTCGTATATTTATTCATTGCAATGCTGGCATATCTCGTTCACCAACAATTGTTATAGCATATGTTATGaagcatttaaaaattgattttgaacaTGCTTTCAAACTTGTTAAAGAAACCAGATCAACTATTAAACCTAATGATGGTTTTATTTCACAATTAAAAGCATATGatgaatgtttaaataattgtatctgtaaataa
- the LOC132951197 gene encoding tRNA pseudouridine synthase-like 1 isoform X1 yields the protein MTINRYLLYFSYIGTRFRGVQRQLTYDMVHNDDPSSVQGLLEYALKQLQPLNTPKLHLSSRTDQGVHSFKSSAHLDLDLPYTCHPNKLVFQVNNFLSSCEVPIKLVGAQIVPNDFNARSCAKWRKYLYRLAVVKSEFKDLYAERFVFPIPITEYKRCYFIQKSDFDVELVKNVLPLFIGTKDYKTFMGKSGINTELSTIRTWNNIEIVPGCSFYPTDIDKYYNYWDIRVDARSFLYKQIRRTVGVLIKVAQNIITYDDVKYMFDNPSINSWNPKISTAPSHGLYLYDIGYDEKDLILPIEHNKLEEPVHSESPVEISLDLKKEIVKQRIENRRVSLEARTAKSIEKIKNHEFLKSVKK from the exons atgaccataaatcgatatttactatatttttcgTATATTGGAACTAGATTTCG tgGAGTACAACGACAATTAACTTATGATATGGTACATAACGATGATCCATCTTCAGTACAAGGATTATTAGAATATGCTTTAAAGCAATTACAACCATTAAATACtccaaaattacatttatcaagTCG GACAGATCAAGGAGTTCATTCGTTTAAATCATCTGCACATTTAGATTTAGATTTACCATATACCTGTCATCCCAACAAACTAGTATTCCAAGTGAATAACTTCTTAAGCTCGTGTGAAGTTCCTATTaa gCTAGTTGGTGCTCAAATAGTTCCTAATGATTTCAACGCAAGATCATGTGCAAAGtggagaaaatatttatatcgatTAGCAGTTGTCAAATCAGAATTTAAGGATTTATACGCTGAGAGATTTGTGTTTCCAATCCCAATTACAGAGTATAAACGTTGTTATTTTATTCA AAAAAGTGATTTTGATGTAGAACTTGTGAAAAATGTACTGCCACTATTTATTGGAACTAAAGATTACAAAACATTTATGGGAAAATCTGGAATAAATAcaga atTAAGTACAATACGTACAtggaataatattgaaatagttcCAGGCTGTTCATTTTATCCAACAGATATCGACAAGTATTACAATTATTGGGATATTCGTGTTGATGCAAGATCATTTCTTTACAAACAA attagaCGTACTGTTGGTGTACTTATTAAAGttgcacaaaatataataacatatgatGATGTTAAATATATGTTTGATAATCCATCAATTAATAGTTGGAATCCAAAAATATCAACAGCACCAAGTCATGGTCTATATTTGTATGACATAGGCTACGACGAAAAAGATCTAATCTTACCAATAGAACACAATAAGTTAGAAGAACCAGTTCATAGTGAAAGTCCTGTGGAAATttctttagatttaaaaaaagaaatagtgAAACAACGTATAGAAAATCGAAGAGTTTCGCTTGAAGCTCGTACTGCCAAGtcgattgaaaaaattaaaaatcatgagtTTCTTAAAtcagttaaaaagtaa
- the LOC132950596 gene encoding 2-(3-amino-3-carboxypropyl)histidine synthase subunit 1 produces MSDAVVVKAKTERKVFRPSAKVLNKIPDEITNDPELIAAIQSLPPNYNFELPKTIWRLRQMQAKRVALQMPEGLTMFAVQLCDIIERFTGADTVIMGDVTYGACCVDDFTAKALGVDLLVHYGHSCLIPVDQTEGVKVLYVFVDIKIDAIHLIETVKLNFTKQQRLLFVSTVQFVTTLQGLINKLKTDGYCVKVPQEKPLSPGEILGCTSPKVSDADCLIYLGDGRFHLESIMIANPELAAYRYDPYERKLTREYYDHDVMKDTRLKAIERAKDAKTFGLILGTLGRQGSTKVLDYFHDQMRSHLKNSVVILLSEIFPQKLSFFGDTVDAWIQIACPRLSIDWGTAFEKPFLSPYEGAVVMNQIEFNCKESYPMDYYSNNSLGAWTPNYRPANGCCGKGCANGSKSDAQKIGCSKNQ; encoded by the exons ATGTCTGATGCCGTAGTTGTAAAGGCTAAAACCGAACGGAAGGTGTTCAGACCGTCAGCCAAAGTGCTGAACAAAATACCCGATGAGATTACCAATGACCCTGAGCTGATCGCCGCTATACAATCGTTACCACCTAACTACAACTTTGAATTGCCAAAGACAATATGGCGACTGCGTCAAATGCAAGCCAAACGTGTTGCGTTGCAAATGCCCGAAGGCCTGACCATGTTTGCTGTACAGTTGTGCGATATTATCGAAAGGTTCACAGGTGCAGACACGGTAATTATGGGCGATGTCACCTATGGTGCATGTTGTGTGGACGATTTCACAGCCAAAGCGCTCGGTGTCGACCTTTTAGTGCACTATGGCCACAGTTGTCTCATTCCTGTTGATCAAACCGAAGGGGTCAAAGTGCTATATGTTTTTGTTGACATCAAGATTGACGCTATTCACCTAATCGAAACTGTGAAATTAAACTTCACCAAACAACAGAGACTATTGTTTGTGAGCACTGTTCAGTTTGTCACCACATTACAAGGgttgattaataaattaaaaacagatgG TTATTGTGTAAAAGTTCCTCAAGAAAAACCACTGTCACCGGGAGAAATTTTGGGATGTACCTCACCAAAGGTTTCAGACGCCGATTGTTTGATATATCTAGGTGATGGTCGATTCCATTTAGAATCCATAATGATAGCTAATCCCGAACTTGCAGCATACAG GTATGACccatatgaaagaaaattgacCAGAGAATACTATGATCATGATGTCATGAAAGATACGCGGCTGAAAGCAATCGAACGAGCTAAAGATGCTAAAACTTTCGGACTGATTTTAGGCACTCTGGGAAGACAAGGAAGTACAAAAGTTTTGGATTATTTTcat GATCAAATGAGATCACATTTGAAAAACTCTGTGGTTATTCTCTTATCAGAAATATTTCCACAAAAGCTATCTTTTTTTGGAGACACCGTTGACGCTTGGATACAGATTGCATGCCCACGATTGTCTATCGATTGGGGCACTGCATTTGAAAAACCATTTCTGTCGCCTTATGAGGGTGCTGTAGTTATGAATCAAATTGAGTTCAATTGCAAAGAAAGTTATCCAATGGATTATTACAGTAATAACAGTTTAGGTGCTTGGACACCAAATTATCGACCAGCCAATGGTTGTTGTGGTAAAGGATGTGCAAATGGCTCAAAAAGTGATGCACAAAAAATAGGTTGTTCTAAGAATCAGTGA
- the LOC132951067 gene encoding LOW QUALITY PROTEIN: uncharacterized protein LOC132951067 (The sequence of the model RefSeq protein was modified relative to this genomic sequence to represent the inferred CDS: deleted 1 base in 1 codon): MASLSKSSTYNLSTSSDSENEIRTNIKLDTAKMDFEKTFNTELPSSLTRQTTNNSLRYFKKLKRKKPIYESDSSSLLSTLPKDKLYNLPDSKNVSNYKKKKLGLKNKNTVYGNAIDLNKEFANAFESSSDSDFPDLKYLRAITKNEEINTSPASKDLRQNKSFSSLTSKKRPTLINISNIAENISDGLESSISSDVTDLGFSHVNTDSVNFQQKNVYTHNELNLDHILSDCSLSDVLFVRKDNTDLKSQFDPTPGTDTSIIRTKSPLNICLEIDDELLSQQPSNAIINVPDLIYNEAAKVEQNKTVNEIEISEPELILNNDDSNSNEAKSFSKQKSNSHVSTEESVISEQICNHCNRSSKPAIKNSSHSKIKNTTRSKLRSHVTTLTSTSDILRIKKSCDKKIIKNCAKINETVEDIGLEYDTSRDNYMVELPNGAVVPVFLSTLKPKHVKKLCACGITISDIPLYWSESFHDILHQNIYKLRFSGDISDDDTVNIKQNDLFFRILILCENRYNNENIRKSVKDVDDFVCLEYGISNISIQSYRYSTYLAVLPNFKVIGYLKVKPIQKAYTLNNEEQYSGNTIVPVKFGVSKIWAFIKYRHKNVDINLLDKFCEKNNVQKKDLAFFLDGCQGIQFIQEYTGNKNVLIYDETLA; this comes from the exons ATGGCTTCTCTTTCAAAATCGTctacttataatttatctaCTAGTTCAGACTcagaaaatgaaattagaactaATATAAAACTTGATACTGCTAAAATGGATTTTGAAAAAACCTTTAATACGGAACTGCCTTCAAGCTTAACACGCCAAACTACAAACAACTCattaaggtattttaaaaaacttaaaagaaaaaaacccaTATACGAATCAGATTCTAGCTCTCTATTAAGCACATTACCAAaggataaattatataatttacccgattcaaaaaatgtgtcaaattac aaaaaaaaaaaacttgggcTTAAGAATAAAAACACCGTATATGGTAATGCAAttgatttaaacaaagaatTTGCGAACGCTTTTGAATCTTCGTCCGATTCTGATTTTcctgatttaaaatatttaagagcaATTACAAAAAATGAAGAGATTAATACTTCACCTGCCAGTAAGGATTTGAGacaaaataaatctttttcgAGTTTAACAAGTAAGAAACGaccaacattaattaatatttctaacaTTGCCGAAAATATTAGTGATGGTTTAGAATCGTCAATATCTTCAGATGTTACAGATCTTGGTTTTTCCCATGTAAACACTGATTCTGTTAACTTTCaacagaaaaatgtttatactcaTAATGAACTAAATTTGGATCACATATTATCAGATTGTAGTCTATCTGACGTATTATTCGTTAGAAAAGATAACACTGATTTAAAAAGCCAATTTGATCCCACACCCGGTACAGATACTTCAATTATACGAACGAAATCAccattaaacatttgtttagaAATAGATGATGAGCTACTATCGCAGCAACCATCAAACGCTATAATAAATGTACcagatttaatttataacgaGGCTGCAAaagttgaacaaaataaaactgttaatgaaattgaaatttCTGAACCAGAACTTATATTAAACAATGATGATTCCAATAGTAATGAAGCAAAATCATTTtctaaacaaaaatcaaattctcATGTATCAACTGAAGAAAGTGTTATCTCAGAACAAATTTGCAATCATTGTAATCGTTCTAGTAAACCAGCAATTAAAAATTCCAgtcatagtaaaataaaaaatacaacacgAAGTAAATTACGTTCACACGTTACAACACTGACAAGTACATCAGATATTTTGCGAATTAAAAAATCATgtgataagaaaataataaaaaactgtgCGAAAATAAATGAAACTGTTGAAGATATTGGTCTAGAATATGATACAAGTAGAGACAACTACATGGTAGAGTTGCCAAATGGAGCTGTAGTTCCagtatttttatcaacattaaaGCCTAAACATGTAAAAAAACTATGTGCTTGTGGAATTACTATATCTGATATTCCTCTTTATTGGAGCGAATCTTTTCACGATattttacatcaaaatatttataaattacgttttagtGGTGATATATCCGATGATGACACTGTTAACATtaaacaaaatgatttattcttcaggattttaattttatgtgaaAACCGTTATAACAACGAAAACATAAGAAAATCCGTCAAAGATGTAGATGATTTTGTGTGCTTAGAATATGGCATTTCCAATATAAGTATTCAATCTTATAGATATTCTACATATTTAGCGGTTTTACCTAATTTCAAGGTGATAGGATATTTAAAAGTGAAGCCCATACAAAAAGCGTATACACTAAACAATGAGGAACAATATTCAGGAAATACAATTGTACCCGTCAAGTTTGGTGTATCAAAGATTTGGgcttttattaaatacagacATAAAAACGTCGATATTAACTTGTTGGataaattttgtgaaaaaaataacgttCAAAAGAAAGacttagcattttttttagatggATGTCAAGGAATCCAATTTATTCAAGAATACAcgggaaataaaaatgttttaatttacgATGAAACTCTAGCTTAG